One Chloroflexota bacterium DNA segment encodes these proteins:
- a CDS encoding DsrE/DsrF/DrsH-like family protein has translation MTEERKVGIICSKGTLDMAYPGLVLANAARMEGIEVVMFFTFWGMDIVTKNKQKELKFVPIGNPSTGMPNFVAGLPGITNMATSMMRKQIDGVDMPPVDEFLEMIHDSGAEIYACRMSVDMMNLTDDDFVPEVDGVIGAMEMFEKTEGAQIIFI, from the coding sequence ATGACTGAAGAGCGAAAAGTCGGGATCATATGCTCCAAGGGCACCCTGGATATGGCCTATCCTGGCCTGGTGTTGGCCAATGCCGCCCGCATGGAAGGCATCGAAGTAGTGATGTTCTTCACCTTCTGGGGAATGGACATTGTCACTAAAAACAAGCAGAAGGAGCTGAAATTCGTGCCCATTGGCAACCCCAGTACGGGAATGCCGAATTTTGTGGCTGGCCTGCCTGGCATAACCAATATGGCCACCAGTATGATGCGCAAGCAGATCGACGGAGTGGACATGCCTCCGGTTGACGAGTTCCTGGAGATGATCCACGACTCGGGCGCCGAGATCTACGCCTGCCGCATGTCGGTGGACATGATGAATCTGACTGACGACGACTTCGTCCCAGAGGTGGATGGTGTTATCGGAGCCATGGAGATGTTCGAAAAGACTGAGGGTGCTCAGATCATTTTCATCTAG
- a CDS encoding TusE/DsrC/DsvC family sulfur relay protein encodes MTTPVTELTVEMDADGFLTDPAAWTPEVAESIAADEGIELSDRHWDVINFVREDYGKTGESPTLRRITKQSGVNTKELYQLFPKGPAKKVARIAGLGKPKGCI; translated from the coding sequence ATGACAACCCCTGTCACTGAACTGACTGTCGAAATGGATGCTGATGGATTCTTGACCGATCCCGCGGCCTGGACACCGGAAGTTGCCGAATCAATCGCTGCCGATGAGGGCATCGAGCTTAGTGACCGCCACTGGGACGTGATCAACTTCGTGCGCGAGGACTATGGCAAGACCGGCGAGTCGCCGACCCTGCGCCGCATCACGAAGCAGTCTGGTGTAAACACAAAGGAACTCTACCAGCTCTTTCCCAAGGGGCCAGCCAAGAAGGTAGCCCGAATTGCCGGTCTTGGTAAGCCCAAGGGCTGTATCTAA
- a CDS encoding DUF1641 domain-containing protein gives MEQNLVLEQDPAVQQDLAIAELNQKIDNLTEQVTFLSEVARQQQLRQREWDELKADLSPIANDMYMVAVEQLQEIEPHVQIEDLLHLVKRLARNTNNIENMLDQLESLSDFVQDASPIANEAFLSLVEELDEMERKGYFRLIREAQYVLDNIAEAFGPEDVRQLGDNVVTILTTVKEMTQPEVMNTVQHLAGTMREMEADPDKIETSTWSILKQLRDPQVRRGMATTLEMLKAVGED, from the coding sequence ATGGAACAAAACCTGGTATTGGAACAGGACCCGGCTGTGCAACAAGACCTGGCAATTGCTGAACTCAATCAAAAGATCGATAACCTCACCGAACAGGTAACTTTTTTGAGCGAGGTCGCACGCCAGCAACAGCTACGGCAGCGTGAGTGGGATGAACTCAAGGCGGATCTCAGCCCGATCGCAAACGACATGTACATGGTGGCTGTCGAACAGCTGCAGGAAATCGAACCCCATGTGCAAATCGAGGATTTGCTTCATCTGGTCAAACGCCTGGCTCGAAATACCAACAATATCGAGAATATGCTCGACCAGTTGGAGAGTCTGTCCGATTTCGTGCAGGATGCTTCTCCCATCGCGAATGAAGCGTTCCTTTCGTTGGTGGAAGAACTGGACGAGATGGAGCGCAAAGGCTATTTTCGCCTGATCCGCGAGGCTCAATATGTCCTGGACAACATAGCGGAGGCGTTTGGGCCCGAGGATGTCCGCCAGCTGGGCGACAACGTGGTAACCATCCTGACAACAGTCAAGGAGATGACCCAGCCAGAGGTGATGAACACGGTACAGCACCTGGCGGGTACCATGCGCGAGATGGAAGCGGATCCGGACAAGATCGAAACATCGACCTGGTCCATCCTGAAGCAGCTGCGTGATCCCCAGGTTCGCCGCGGTATGGCGACGACACTGGAAATGTTGAAGGCCGTGGGCGAGGATTAA
- a CDS encoding FAD/NAD(P)-binding oxidoreductase, whose translation MKRIVILGAGTAGTIVANKLSQELDLTEWKITIVDQSEVHYYQPGFLFIPFGIYGQNDVQRPRRDYLPRGVEVIISEIEVIDPANNRVTLKNDGRSLPYDYLIITTGSHLAPDETPGLSEHEWRKSIYDFYTVDGAVALAKQLRTWDGGRLVLNVAEMPIKCPVAPLEFMFLADWYFFEQGIRDKVELVFATPLPGAFTKPRAADLLGDILEEKNIKVIPEFNIAEVDPDAKKISSYDETEVEYDLLVSVPVNMGSQVIERSGLGDELNYVPTEKHTLKAKDFDNIFVLGDATDLPSSKAGSVAHFQGDVFIENFLRYIDGLELRDTFDGHANCYIESGFGKGFLIDFNYDVEPLPGKYPLPGIGPFSLLQESRMNHWGKMMFRWMYWNLLLKGKPLPITAELQMAGKWN comes from the coding sequence ATGAAACGTATCGTTATCCTGGGTGCCGGGACAGCCGGCACCATTGTCGCCAATAAGCTCTCACAGGAATTGGATCTCACTGAATGGAAGATCACCATCGTCGATCAATCGGAGGTCCACTACTACCAACCGGGCTTTCTGTTTATCCCGTTTGGCATCTATGGCCAAAATGACGTGCAGCGGCCACGGCGTGACTATCTACCGCGCGGCGTCGAGGTGATCATCTCGGAGATCGAGGTGATCGATCCCGCCAACAATCGGGTAACGCTCAAAAACGATGGCCGTTCGCTGCCCTATGACTATTTGATCATCACAACGGGCAGCCATCTCGCCCCCGACGAAACACCGGGCCTTTCCGAGCACGAGTGGCGTAAATCGATCTACGACTTTTATACCGTGGACGGCGCTGTTGCCCTGGCCAAACAACTGCGTACCTGGGATGGGGGACGGCTGGTATTAAATGTGGCTGAAATGCCCATCAAATGCCCGGTAGCGCCACTGGAGTTCATGTTCCTGGCCGACTGGTACTTTTTTGAGCAAGGAATCCGTGACAAAGTGGAACTGGTCTTTGCCACGCCATTGCCCGGTGCCTTCACCAAGCCCCGAGCTGCCGATCTCCTGGGCGACATTCTTGAGGAGAAGAATATCAAGGTCATTCCGGAGTTCAATATTGCCGAGGTTGATCCGGATGCCAAAAAGATCAGCTCCTACGATGAGACCGAGGTGGAATATGACCTGCTGGTGAGCGTGCCGGTCAACATGGGCAGCCAAGTTATCGAACGGTCAGGTCTTGGTGATGAACTCAATTACGTTCCCACCGAAAAGCATACCTTGAAGGCGAAGGATTTCGACAATATCTTCGTCCTCGGCGATGCCACCGATTTGCCCAGCTCCAAGGCGGGATCGGTGGCTCATTTCCAGGGTGATGTGTTTATCGAGAATTTCCTGCGCTACATCGACGGGCTGGAACTGCGAGATACTTTCGATGGGCATGCCAACTGTTACATCGAATCGGGCTTTGGCAAGGGTTTCCTGATTGACTTCAACTACGATGTGGAGCCGCTTCCCGGCAAGTACCCGCTACCGGGGATTGGCCCTTTTTCGCTGTTGCAGGAGTCGCGCATGAACCATTGGGGCAAGATGATGTTCCGCTGGATGTACTGGAACCTGTTGCTCAAGGGTAAGCCGCTGCCCATCACTGCCGAATTGCAGATGGCCGGCAAGTGGAATTAA
- a CDS encoding PocR ligand-binding domain-containing protein → MTELLTTRELQTILQVDRTTIYRMADSGRLPAMKVGNQWRFRRDQVEAWLQGSSVGVEMPPSQGAVPYNGSLKKLFPLECVQLIQDSFADALGVMMVVTDLEGKQITRPSNSCGLFDAVEESPAARNRCLDLWARWARDPSVAPRFRPSHLGLLCTRALILVGSEVRAMLVVGGIAPDDWPPPEMVMAQIAADLEVDPALIEQHVGEVHTLSEAGQARVLPFVQRVADILSHIANERNELFGRLQSIAEITQL, encoded by the coding sequence ATGACCGAGTTGTTGACCACGCGGGAGTTACAAACGATTCTGCAGGTCGATCGTACAACCATCTATCGGATGGCTGACAGTGGTCGCCTTCCTGCTATGAAGGTGGGCAATCAATGGCGTTTTCGGCGCGACCAGGTAGAGGCCTGGCTTCAGGGAAGCAGCGTTGGCGTGGAAATGCCGCCATCTCAAGGGGCCGTTCCCTACAATGGCAGCCTGAAAAAACTGTTCCCGCTTGAATGCGTTCAGTTGATCCAGGATAGTTTTGCCGACGCGTTGGGTGTGATGATGGTTGTCACCGATCTGGAGGGCAAGCAAATCACGCGGCCGAGCAATTCCTGTGGCCTGTTCGACGCCGTCGAAGAATCGCCCGCGGCCCGCAACCGCTGTCTGGACCTATGGGCACGGTGGGCCCGCGATCCCTCGGTGGCACCCAGGTTTCGACCAAGCCACCTGGGTCTGCTTTGCACCAGAGCATTGATTTTGGTCGGTTCTGAAGTCAGGGCCATGCTTGTGGTGGGCGGAATTGCTCCGGATGACTGGCCACCTCCGGAGATGGTGATGGCGCAGATCGCAGCCGATCTTGAGGTTGATCCGGCACTGATTGAGCAGCACGTCGGCGAAGTCCATACCCTGAGCGAGGCCGGGCAGGCCCGGGTATTGCCCTTCGTTCAACGGGTAGCCGACATACTTTCCCATATTGCCAACGAACGAAATGAGTTGTTTGGCCGCCTGCAAAGCATTGCTGAGATCACTCAGTTGTAA